GCTGGCCGCTGGGGCGCTCGCGGATCGCGAGACGCTCGAGGTCGGTGAGGTATTTTCGATCTTTCATGGTTGTGTGTCAGTATCCGGAGCGGTAGCGACGGGATCAGGAGTCAACGTAATGCTTTTTTCTTGATCCGGTCGCATCCACCACCCCACGCGGGCTGCCCGCGCGGGGACCCGGTCCGCTCCCGGTACGGACACTGACCCGACCACTCATCTTCCAGACTATTTTTCACAGAATTGCTGAACGGGGGTGAAGAGACTCTCGCAATAGCTATCACCTGCCAGGTCGGCCTGCTGGCATTGCTCCTTCCGCCATTGCGCGGTCTTCATGAACTCTCTTTGCTTTGGCACGCTTTCACAGAACCCCGGCGTCTCGCGACTGTTGTCGAGGCAGATGCGCACGAAAATCGCGTTCGACATGGCTGAGGTAAATCCCTTCTCAGCTTTGTAGCGCGAAATTGTCTCGTTAACACAGCCCTGATTGTCCGTGTTCTTGCCAAAGTCGCGCGCTTCCGTGGTGATGTTATCGAGCTTCCCCTTCAACGCGTCCTTGTTGCGATAGAACCAGATACCGCCGGCGGCAATAACGCCGACCACCAACAGAATCCCAACCATCAGGATGATTAGAAGGACTTTGAGCCAGCCAGGCATAAGCGTATCTCCCGAGCCTTATCTTACACGAGGTGCGTCATTGGCATTTGCCGGTCGATCTCGATTGACGTGGATGGTGGAGCCTGTGTCGTCGATATAGAAATGCCTGGTTCCCGTCTCACGACTTTCGGGATCCGCGTTTACCGTGAACGTCGATTTCTGGCCCGCGCTGGCCGGCCTTACTTTCAGATCAAAAACGTAACCATAAACAATCGGCTTAGCTCCGGCGAATCTTTGACTGAGAAAGCTTGTCTCAACCAATTGGTCGAACGTGCCAAAGTTTCCGTGTTCGGTGTAGTACTGGACCTGAGCGTGGGAGATCGTTTTGAGATTCATCGCGGTAGCTTCTTCATTGCCTGATATGACGGCCTGACCGTGGCCATAAATCGCCAGGCCGACTCCCGCCGCCACCACTCCAACGGCAAATAGGAGTAAACATGCCCCAATTGCGATCAGAATACGTTTGGTACGTTTTGCCATAACTTACTCGAGCAACCTCACTTCAGGTACTTATCCAGCCAATCCAGCACCGTGTTGTACCACAGCTTTGAATTCTGCGGCTTAAGAATCCAGTGACCTTCGTCCGGAAACATCAGCAGCCTGGACGGCACGTTGCGGCGTTGCAGCGCCGTGTAAAGCTGCAGACTTTCCGTGTAAGGCACGCGATAGTCGAGCTCGCCCGCCGTCACCAGCGTCGGCGTGTTGAAGTTGCCGGCAAAGTTGTGCGGCGACCACCGCTCGTACATGGCTTTGTTAGTCCACGGAGTCCCCTTGAATTCCCATTCGGGGAACCAGAGTTCTTCGGTCGCGCCGTACATGCTGGTCAGGTTGTAAACGCCCGCGTGTGACACGAGGGCCTTGAAGCGGAACCGCGGATCGGTGTTGTGACCGAGAATCCAATCGACCATGTAGCCGCCGTATGACGCGCCCGCGGCGCCGATGCGATTGCGATCGACGTACGAGTTGCGACGCAGAACTTCAGCAATACCATTTTTCAGATCGATGAAGACTTTGCCGCCCCAATCGCCGCTGATCTCGTTTGTGAATTGCTGGCCGTAGGTGGTCGAGCCGCGCGGGTTCGGCATGAACACAACGTAACCCGCGTCGGTAAAGATCTGCGGATTCCAGCGATAGCTCCACGTGTCGTTCCAGGCGCCTTGCGGTCCGCCATGAATCAGGACGAGCAAAGGATAGCGCTTGGTGCTGTCGAAGTTGCGCGGCTTGAGCAGAAAGCCGTGCACCTTTTGATTGAGCGCGCCTGTCCATTCCATTTCTTCGGCAGGTTTTATATCCGCACGAGACATCGCGTCCGCGTTCACGCGCGTGATTGGCGTCAAGCCACTGCCGTCGACATTCGCGCGGTAAACATCGGGCGGCGCTGCCAGCGTGCTGTTCGCGAACACCAACGTGCGTCCATCCGAGGTAATTCCCAGATTGGTAGCGAAGACGTTGTTCAGCACTTTTTGGGGAGCGCCACCGCTGGCCGGAACTTTGTAAACGTTGTGACGTCCGCGTTCACCGGTGAGGAAATAAATCGTGCCTCCGTCGGGAGACGGCACGACGTCCTCAACACTAAGATTGAATCCGCGCAGGAGTTCGCGGCTCGTACCGGTCGCGCGGTCATAGCTCATCAGCCGCCAGCGATCAGCTTCGAAACCAGCCGTGGCTTGGGATCGATAGAGAATTGATTTGCCATCATCCGTATAGATCGGACTGTCTTCGTAACCCCGGTTCTGCGCTGTGATATTTCGCGCGGCGCCACCATTCACCGAAACGACCCAAACATCGCTGTTCGTCGAAATGGCTTCGACCTTGTCCGGATTTTTCAGGAAAGCGACTTCTTTGGAGTCAGGCGAAAACGAATAATCGATGTCGCCGGCGACCGCATACGGGGCCGCATCGAAATCGCCCGGTGTCAGATCGCGCGCAGTGCCGCCGTTGCTCGGAATGATGAACGTGTGCGTCCGCTTCGTATCGCGCCACTCAACCCAGTGACGGAACAGCAGCCGATCGGTTATGTGCGCTTTAACTTTGCTTTTCTCAGCCGCGTCTTCTTTCGCCTGGTTGCAGGCGTCGTCGTTGCACTCCGGATAAACGTCCGAGGCAAACGCGATCCACTTGCCGTCCGGAGACCAAACCGGCCCGCTACCGCCCGTGGAGAGTTTTGTGACTTGCTCTTTGTCATCGCCGTCGGCGTCCATCACCCAAATCTGACCACCGGTGACGTAAGCGATCTTTTTTCCGTCCGGCGACCAGCGCGGCTGGCTCGAAGAAGTTCCGCCTTTGGTCAGTTGCTTCGGCTCGCCACCGCCGATGGGCACGACGTAAATCTGATTGACGGTCCGGTTGTCATCGAACTGCACGTCACCAATTACGAACGCTACCTGACGACCGTCCGGCGAAACTTGCGGGTCGCTGAGGCGCCGCACCTTCATCAGATCGTCGATGGTAAACCGTTGCCCTTGCGCGACGACCGCAGACACGAGCACCAGCACAGTCACAAAAATACCAAGAGAACGCTTCATAAAACCTCTCTCCGAATAAATTGATTTGTCCTGGGAAAGCGCCCGCATTATGTCACTTTTATTTGGCCTTTGCGACTCGCGGGAAGTGCGTAGGGCGCAATGCTGATGGAGATTAGCGCGAGTCGACGCGGGGCAGTAGTCCGACCGTTAGGGAGGGCTCATTACATCACGCGTTTGGAGCCCTCCTTTACAGTCGGGCTACTGCCCCAAGCTCAGCGCCACGCAAACAAGGCTACGGCAGTCTGCAATGCAACGTCAGACTTGAACTCACGCAGATGAGCAGCCTCCCGCCGTATTCAAATCCGATCACTTCGATTAGAATCGCGGGCGATGTCAGAAGGGACCTCGGCGAACTCGATCAATCTGCGTCCGGTGACCACGGAAGACGCGCCGTTCCTGCTCACGCTTTACAAGAGCAGCCGCGGCGACGATTTGCGCGGGCTTGGTTGGGAAGAGGAGCGCGTGAGCGAATTCCTCGACATGCAGTATGAAGCGCAGCAGCGTTTTCATGCGAACGAATACCGGCGGCCCGTGGATCAAATCATTATGCGAGACGGCGAGCCCATCGGCCGGTTGGTGTTTGAGCCGCGCGAGCACGAAATCCGTTGCGTAGATATCGCTTTACAGCCGCGCCATCGCAGCGCAGGCATTGGCGCGCAATTGCTGCGCGAACTACAGAGCGAGGCGAAGCGGCAAAAGAAGCCACTGCGTTTGCAGGTAATTCGCTTCAGCCGCGCCGTTCCACTGTTCGAGCGCCTCGGCTTTCAGCGCATCAGCGAAACCGGCACGCATTTTCAGATGGAGTGGGCGCCGGAAGGTTGAGGTTTAGAGATTTGAAACTTCAGCCCGGAGGGCTGAAAGAGAGTAGTCGGTGGTCGCAGACCACCGGAAACCGGCTACTTTCTGTCAACCCTCCGGGTTGTAATACGTCACGTGAAATATGAAGGAGAGTTTCTATGAAGATTTTAGGAATCATACTTGTCGCAATTCTCGGAACCGTAGCTTTGGTGGCTGGGACCAGCCGTGCATCGCAGTCGGAGTCCGACGCGGCGGCGCGCGTGCCGCTCGAGAACTACATCCAGGGACACGCCACGGGCAACGGCGATTTCATGCGCAAGGCGTTTCATACCGACGCGAAGATAATGGCTTTTCGCGACGGTAAGCTCACCAATCTCACGGCCGAAGAGTTTGCTTCCCGCTTCAACGGCAAACCTGCGCCCGATGAAGCCCAACGCAAACGCCGGATCGAGAGTGTTGAGATCACCGGAAACGCAGGAGTCGGCAAAATCGTTCTCGACTATCCGGCGGTGACGTTCACTGACTACATGTCGCTGCTGAAAGTCGGCGACGAGTGGAAAATCGTAAACAAGGTCTTCTACGCTGCGCCGAAAACAAAACCGTAGATTCAAAGGGCGTTGCAATAATTTCAAAGTCTCCGTGAGACTCTGTCGAGCTCTGTCTCTCTGTGGTGAAATTATCTTCAGCAAAAACAACACCATAGAGACACAGGGGCGGCACCGAGGAAAACACATTAGCACCATCGACCCCATGGGTCTCGGTAGCAAGTAACCGGCGGATGAGGGCACTTTCAGGGGAATGGACACTTTTCAGGGATAAATGGCCAAGTTTTAGGGAACTAAGCCCGAGTCGGCGCGTTTTTACAAGAGAACTCGTGTCTGTCCAATTCCTGTAACCGAGGAGATCTCCAATGCCAAATAGAAAATTGACAGTCCTTTCCCTGAGTTTATTCGTCGCGCTGGGTGTGATTGGCCTGAGCGCCTCAGCCCAATCGTTGACCGGCGAGTGGAAGGGTTCGCTCGTTAAAGACAAATCCAAGGTCAACCTGAATTTCGCGATGCGTCGCGAAACCGATGGCGAGAAGAAATGGAATCACAGCATCGGACACACCTTTGAGTTTTCCGAAATTGGCTTGAACCGGGAACAGGTGCTGAACGGCGGGCCCGTAAGCTTCAGGCTGACGCGCGAAGCCGGCACGATCGAAGGCGAAGGCACTTTTGTAAACGAGAAGGGAACCGGCACGTACCGCTTCATCGGCAACACGGGTTTTCTCGCCGCGATGAAGACGCGCGGGTTCGACTTTGAAAAGCAATCAGGCATTCAGCACGAATCAAAGTCGAAACAGGAAAGTTCGCTCGATGAAAAACTCTTCACGGCCGCGGTGTTGAATGTGAACACGGCGCTGGCTGACGACCTGCGCTCAGCAAACTTCCCCAACCTCGATGTTGGCGATCTCTTCAAAGCGGCCATCTTCAAGATCGATAGCGCGTTCATGCGCGAAATGAAGTCGACCGGCTTCCCGAACCTCGGTATGGAAGAGTTGGTCAAGGCGCGCATCTTCAAAATCGATGCTGCCTTTGTGAAACGCGCCACGGAGATGGGCTTTGCTAATCAGGGATTTGAAAACCTGGTGAAGATGAGCATCTTCAAGGTGACACCTGAATTTGTTGCCGAAGTTCGCAACGAGGGTCTAACGGATCTTTCCATAGAAGAAGTTGTGAAGCTGCGCATCTTCAATATCAACGGCGAGTTTATCCGGAAGGCGAAAGGCGAAGGCGTTCCGTTGACCGTCGAAAGCCTGGTGCAAAAGAAACACGGCGTGTCGAGGGCGCCGCGGCCGCCACGACCGCCGCGCAACCGAGCTCGTACGGTAATCATTTGATCGCTGGATTCAGTCCTTTGCGGCGGACTGACTCTTGAAAACTTGCGGCTCAAGTCGCAGGATTCACTGAATGAAGTCGCCTAAACGCCGGACTAAAAAGCTGCTGGCCATAATCGCCTTGCTGCTTTTGGGTTCGGCGTTCGGCGTTTACGCCTACCTCACCGGCCTCCACACAGTTCGTCACGAACAAGTCAGAATCTCTTCTCGCGGTGCTGAACTGGCTGCCACCGTTTCACTTCCGCGTTGGGGCTCAGGCCCGTTCCCGGCCGTGGTGGCTGTGCATAGCTCCGGGCCTCGCCAGGCACAGGACCTGACGATCGTCTGGCGCAACCTTGTGCCGGAAGGCGTCGTGGTTCTCACCTATGACAAGCCGGGCGTAGGTCAGTCAAACGGTCGCTTCGAAGAGGTGAGAACTGATTCCAGCGAACCACAACTTCGCGCGATCGCGGACGATGTGTTGGCTTGTATTGCGTTTCTTAAAAAGCATCCCATGGTCGATCCCAACCGCGTCGGACTGTTCGGCGGGAGCCAGGCCGGTTGGATCATCCCAATTGCGTGCGACGTCCAGCCGGACATCCCGTTCAGCGTGATTCTCTCGGGACCGGCAACATCCTACGGTCTTGAAATGTATTTCAGCTCGCTCACGGGCGAAGGAATTCGCGCCGGTTCGGGACTCAATGTCGAGCAGATAGAAGAGAGATTGAACAGTTACAGCGGGCCGGCTGGATATGAGCCGCTCCCGCTTCTCACGCGCATGAGGACTCCTACCCTTTGGCTTTACGGCGAGCGGGACATAGACATACCTGCGCAACGCAGCGCGAGGATTGTCACTGAACTTCAGGCGAAGGGATCACCATTCACCGTGAAAGTTTATCCGGACGGAAATCACAACCTTGAGCACTACTCTACGGGTAAGCACTTGAAATACTGGCCCGACATCGTTGACTGGTTACGTAAACAGAAAGTCATCCAATAGGTAGGCAGCGGCTCCAACGTCCCGCGTCCAAGTCCAAAGTCGTCCTTTGCGTGGACCTTGGACGTTGGACCTTGGAGGTTGGACCAGGCTCACCACCGGTTGAAATCCTCTCCGTGACTTCTATAATTTTCGCCCATGAAAGTCATATCCGCGATTCTTCTTTCGCTGGTGGCGTTTGCCGGCCTCGCGGAAGTGCGTGCTCAGACTTCCGATAGCGAACATGACGCGATCAAAATCGCCGTCGAAACCTATCTCTACGAAGAAGACCGCGCCAAGGTCGCGCGGGTGGTAGATTCTGGCGCCAAGATCCTGGGAGTAGATGCGGACGGGAAGCTGGTCACGACGGCGACCTCGAAGCCCGCTGGCAAGATGCCAAAGGGAGCCACAACCCGCGCTCCTCGTCAGAAGATCGTCAATATAGATATCTTTGCAAATGGCGCCGTGGTGAAGGTCGAGACTGACCGTTTGTCGCTCGACGGCCCGCACGCAGAACTG
The sequence above is drawn from the Pyrinomonadaceae bacterium genome and encodes:
- a CDS encoding S9 family peptidase; amino-acid sequence: MKRSLGIFVTVLVLVSAVVAQGQRFTIDDLMKVRRLSDPQVSPDGRQVAFVIGDVQFDDNRTVNQIYVVPIGGGEPKQLTKGGTSSSQPRWSPDGKKIAYVTGGQIWVMDADGDDKEQVTKLSTGGSGPVWSPDGKWIAFASDVYPECNDDACNQAKEDAAEKSKVKAHITDRLLFRHWVEWRDTKRTHTFIIPSNGGTARDLTPGDFDAAPYAVAGDIDYSFSPDSKEVAFLKNPDKVEAISTNSDVWVVSVNGGAARNITAQNRGYEDSPIYTDDGKSILYRSQATAGFEADRWRLMSYDRATGTSRELLRGFNLSVEDVVPSPDGGTIYFLTGERGRHNVYKVPASGGAPQKVLNNVFATNLGITSDGRTLVFANSTLAAPPDVYRANVDGSGLTPITRVNADAMSRADIKPAEEMEWTGALNQKVHGFLLKPRNFDSTKRYPLLVLIHGGPQGAWNDTWSYRWNPQIFTDAGYVVFMPNPRGSTTYGQQFTNEISGDWGGKVFIDLKNGIAEVLRRNSYVDRNRIGAAGASYGGYMVDWILGHNTDPRFRFKALVSHAGVYNLTSMYGATEELWFPEWEFKGTPWTNKAMYERWSPHNFAGNFNTPTLVTAGELDYRVPYTESLQLYTALQRRNVPSRLLMFPDEGHWILKPQNSKLWYNTVLDWLDKYLK
- a CDS encoding GNAT family N-acetyltransferase is translated as MSEGTSANSINLRPVTTEDAPFLLTLYKSSRGDDLRGLGWEEERVSEFLDMQYEAQQRFHANEYRRPVDQIIMRDGEPIGRLVFEPREHEIRCVDIALQPRHRSAGIGAQLLRELQSEAKRQKKPLRLQVIRFSRAVPLFERLGFQRISETGTHFQMEWAPEG
- a CDS encoding nuclear transport factor 2 family protein, translating into MKILGIILVAILGTVALVAGTSRASQSESDAAARVPLENYIQGHATGNGDFMRKAFHTDAKIMAFRDGKLTNLTAEEFASRFNGKPAPDEAQRKRRIESVEITGNAGVGKIVLDYPAVTFTDYMSLLKVGDEWKIVNKVFYAAPKTKP
- a CDS encoding prolyl oligopeptidase family serine peptidase, translating into MKSPKRRTKKLLAIIALLLLGSAFGVYAYLTGLHTVRHEQVRISSRGAELAATVSLPRWGSGPFPAVVAVHSSGPRQAQDLTIVWRNLVPEGVVVLTYDKPGVGQSNGRFEEVRTDSSEPQLRAIADDVLACIAFLKKHPMVDPNRVGLFGGSQAGWIIPIACDVQPDIPFSVILSGPATSYGLEMYFSSLTGEGIRAGSGLNVEQIEERLNSYSGPAGYEPLPLLTRMRTPTLWLYGERDIDIPAQRSARIVTELQAKGSPFTVKVYPDGNHNLEHYSTGKHLKYWPDIVDWLRKQKVIQ
- a CDS encoding nuclear transport factor 2 family protein, coding for MKVISAILLSLVAFAGLAEVRAQTSDSEHDAIKIAVETYLYEEDRAKVARVVDSGAKILGVDADGKLVTTATSKPAGKMPKGATTRAPRQKIVNIDIFANGAVVKVETDRLSLDGPHAELRHAQYLSLLKLNGEWKIVSILMPSVGR